One genomic region from Fictibacillus marinisediminis encodes:
- the glcT gene encoding glucose PTS transporter transcription antiterminator GlcT: MNGPFHIQKTLNNNAVVASNASSQELIIIGKGIGFGKKIGDVITDDAIDKLYILTNEKEQEQYKTLVHSLDESFIELLNDVITHIEGRMQTTLNEHIHVALTDHVAFAVKRLEQGMDIRNPFLSETQTLYPKEYTVAEEVIEQINQSLGIHLPEGEIGFVALHIHSAVTNKSLSDINEHSRLINRLAAIIEESLSIKLDHKSINYLRLVRHLRHTIERMEMGEQVDKQEKLAKVLKEEYPLCYNLAWKLIKVMQNTLNKPIPEAEAVYLTMHLQRLT; encoded by the coding sequence ATGAATGGTCCCTTTCATATACAAAAAACACTCAATAATAATGCGGTTGTTGCATCAAATGCCTCCAGCCAGGAACTGATTATCATCGGAAAGGGAATTGGGTTCGGCAAGAAAATTGGCGATGTCATAACGGATGATGCCATTGATAAACTTTATATTTTAACCAATGAAAAAGAGCAGGAGCAGTACAAAACTCTTGTGCATTCTCTTGATGAGTCCTTTATCGAACTGCTGAATGATGTGATAACCCATATAGAGGGACGAATGCAAACTACGCTAAATGAACATATTCATGTCGCGCTGACCGATCATGTTGCATTTGCTGTTAAGCGGCTGGAGCAGGGAATGGATATTCGAAATCCTTTTCTTTCCGAGACCCAGACCCTTTACCCAAAAGAATACACGGTAGCTGAAGAGGTGATCGAACAGATCAACCAGTCGCTCGGCATTCACCTGCCGGAAGGCGAGATCGGCTTTGTTGCACTGCATATCCATAGTGCGGTTACCAATAAAAGTTTAAGCGATATTAACGAACACTCCAGGTTGATTAACAGGCTGGCTGCGATTATTGAGGAATCTCTCTCCATTAAACTGGACCATAAGAGCATCAACTATCTCAGACTTGTCAGGCATCTGCGCCATACGATCGAACGGATGGAGATGGGGGAGCAAGTGGATAAGCAAGAAAAATTAGCAAAGGTGTTGAAAGAGGAATATCCTTTGTGCTACAATCTTGCTTGGAAGTTAATTAAGGTAATGCAAAATACTTTAAATAAACCGATACCAGAAGCGGAAGCAGTGTATCTAACGATGCATTTGCAAAGGCTTACTTAA
- a CDS encoding helix-turn-helix domain-containing protein — MKEKHYRPKPLLTKREREVFELLVQDKTTKEIAEQLFISEKTVRNHISNTMQKLGVKGRSQAVVELLRLGELEI; from the coding sequence TTGAAAGAGAAACACTACCGACCGAAGCCTCTACTTACAAAACGAGAAAGAGAAGTTTTTGAACTATTGGTCCAAGACAAGACGACAAAAGAAATCGCAGAACAGCTTTTTATCAGCGAGAAGACCGTTCGTAACCATATTTCCAACACAATGCAAAAGCTTGGGGTAAAAGGGCGATCTCAAGCCGTCGTAGAATTACTGAGGCTTGGAGAACTAGAAATTTAG
- the sdhB gene encoding succinate dehydrogenase iron-sulfur subunit has protein sequence MSAKTVKFIITRQDSPESAPYQEEFELSYRPNMNVISALMEIRRNPVNAKGETTTPITWEMNCLEEVCGACSMVINGKPRQSCTALVDKLEQPIRLEPMKTFPVVRDLAVDRSRMFDALKRVKAWIPIDGTYDLGPGPRMPETKRQWAYELSKCMTCGVCLEACPNVNSKSDFIGPAPLSQVRLFNAHPTGAMNKEERLNALMTDGGLASCGNSQNCVQSCPKGIPLTTSIAALNRDTTFQAFKNFFGSDRV, from the coding sequence ATGAGCGCAAAAACAGTTAAGTTTATCATCACTAGACAAGACAGTCCTGAATCCGCCCCATACCAGGAAGAATTCGAGCTTTCATACCGTCCGAACATGAACGTCATTTCCGCATTGATGGAGATCCGCCGTAATCCTGTGAACGCAAAAGGGGAAACAACGACTCCGATCACATGGGAAATGAACTGCCTTGAGGAAGTATGCGGAGCCTGTTCTATGGTTATTAACGGGAAACCGCGTCAATCATGTACAGCTCTTGTTGATAAGCTTGAGCAGCCGATCCGCTTGGAACCAATGAAAACTTTCCCGGTAGTCCGTGACTTGGCTGTTGACAGAAGCCGCATGTTTGATGCTTTGAAAAGAGTTAAAGCGTGGATTCCGATTGACGGTACCTATGATTTAGGTCCAGGACCTCGTATGCCTGAAACCAAGCGTCAATGGGCATATGAACTTTCTAAATGTATGACATGCGGTGTTTGTCTTGAAGCATGTCCGAACGTTAACAGCAAATCTGATTTTATTGGCCCAGCGCCTTTATCTCAGGTTCGTCTCTTCAATGCGCATCCAACTGGAGCAATGAACAAAGAAGAGCGTTTAAATGCATTGATGACTGACGGCGGGCTAGCGTCTTGCGGTAACTCGCAAAACTGCGTACAATCATGCCCGAAAGGAATTCCTTTGACAACATCGATTGCTGCTCTAAACAGGGATACAACATTCCAAGCATTCAAGAACTTTTTCGGAAGCGACAGAGTTTAA
- the sdhA gene encoding succinate dehydrogenase flavoprotein subunit, giving the protein MSKGNIIIVGGGLAGLMAAIKAAEAGMNVDLFSVVPVKRSHSVCAQGGINGAVNTKGEGDSPYVHFDDSIYGGDFLANQTPVKAMCEAAPGIIHLMDRMGVMFNRTPEGLLDFRRFGGTQHHRTAFAGATTGQQLLYALDEQVRRHEVAGLVTKYENWEFLSAIVDDEGVCRGITAQNLKSMEIHSFAADAVIMATGGPGIIFGKSTNSVINTGAAAASLYQQGVDYANGEFIQIHPTAIPGDDKLRLMSESARGEGGRVWTYKDGKPWYFLEEKYPAYGNLVPRDIATREIFHVCVDEKLGINGENMVYLDLSHKDPKELDIKLGGIIEIYEKFMGDDPRKVPMKIFPAVHYSMGGMWVDFNQMTNIPGLFAAGECEYQYHGANRLGANSLLSAIFGGMQAGPAAAAYVSGLEKSSDDVASTVFEHQVRKEQEKYDNILSMDGNENAYVLHKELGEWMTDNVTVVRYNNKLKQTDDKILELMERYKKININDTSKWSNQGASFTRQLWHMLQLGRVITLGALNRDESRGAHYKPDFPDRNDDEWLKTTKATFNAATNGPDFSYEEVDIQYIKPRKRDYSKKKAEAK; this is encoded by the coding sequence TTGAGTAAAGGAAATATTATTATCGTCGGTGGAGGTCTTGCAGGGCTAATGGCTGCCATTAAAGCAGCAGAAGCCGGCATGAACGTTGACTTGTTTTCAGTAGTTCCTGTTAAGCGCTCTCACTCTGTTTGTGCGCAGGGCGGAATTAACGGGGCTGTAAATACAAAAGGAGAAGGCGACTCTCCTTATGTGCATTTTGACGATTCCATTTACGGAGGCGACTTCCTTGCGAACCAGACTCCGGTTAAAGCGATGTGTGAAGCGGCTCCAGGAATCATCCACCTTATGGACCGTATGGGAGTTATGTTCAACCGTACTCCAGAAGGATTGCTGGACTTCCGCCGTTTCGGGGGCACACAGCATCACCGTACCGCATTTGCCGGTGCAACTACAGGACAGCAGCTTTTGTATGCGCTGGATGAGCAAGTAAGACGCCATGAAGTTGCAGGTCTTGTTACAAAGTATGAAAACTGGGAATTCCTATCTGCTATCGTGGATGATGAGGGCGTTTGCCGAGGAATCACAGCACAAAACTTGAAATCTATGGAAATCCACAGCTTTGCAGCGGATGCTGTTATTATGGCTACTGGAGGACCTGGAATCATTTTCGGTAAATCTACGAACTCTGTCATCAATACCGGGGCAGCAGCGGCATCTCTTTATCAGCAAGGTGTTGATTACGCTAACGGCGAGTTTATTCAAATTCATCCGACAGCGATTCCTGGAGATGACAAACTTCGTTTAATGAGTGAATCCGCACGTGGAGAAGGCGGCCGTGTATGGACGTATAAAGACGGTAAGCCTTGGTACTTCCTTGAAGAAAAATATCCGGCTTACGGTAACCTTGTGCCTCGTGATATCGCAACACGTGAGATTTTCCATGTGTGTGTTGACGAAAAACTTGGAATCAACGGCGAAAACATGGTTTATCTTGACCTTTCACATAAAGATCCGAAAGAGCTTGATATCAAGCTTGGCGGAATTATAGAAATCTATGAAAAGTTCATGGGTGATGACCCTCGAAAAGTTCCAATGAAAATCTTCCCTGCAGTCCACTATTCAATGGGCGGCATGTGGGTTGACTTTAATCAGATGACCAACATTCCTGGTCTTTTTGCTGCGGGTGAATGTGAGTACCAATATCATGGTGCAAACCGTTTGGGTGCGAATTCCCTTCTATCTGCAATCTTCGGCGGAATGCAAGCGGGCCCTGCAGCAGCGGCATATGTCAGCGGACTTGAGAAGTCTTCTGATGATGTTGCCTCCACTGTATTTGAACATCAGGTTCGCAAAGAACAAGAAAAATACGACAATATCCTGAGCATGGACGGAAACGAAAATGCTTACGTACTTCATAAAGAGCTCGGTGAGTGGATGACGGATAATGTAACGGTTGTCCGTTATAACAACAAGTTAAAACAAACGGATGATAAGATCCTTGAACTTATGGAGCGTTACAAGAAGATTAACATTAACGATACATCTAAATGGAGTAACCAGGGTGCATCTTTCACTCGCCAGCTATGGCACATGCTTCAGCTGGGACGCGTTATCACACTTGGTGCTCTAAACCGTGACGAAAGCCGTGGAGCGCACTACAAACCAGACTTCCCGGACCGTAATGATGATGAGTGGCTAAAAACAACGAAAGCAACATTTAATGCTGCTACGAATGGTCCTGATTTCTCTTATGAAGAAGTCGACATTCAATATATCAAGCCGCGTAAACGTGATTATTCTAAAAAGAAAGCTGAGGCGAAATAA
- a CDS encoding succinate dehydrogenase cytochrome b558 subunit: protein MAGSRNFNTRRLHSLLGVIPVGLFLLQHLVVNNFATRGAESFNNAANFMGHLPFRYVLEAVIIFIPLYFHAIYGLYITFTAKNNASRYGYFRNWMFLLQRVTGVITLIFVSWHVWETRIAAAFGAEVNFSMMQDILSSPFMVAFYLVGVLSAVFHFANGLWSFFVSWGLTVSPRSQRVSTYVTMAVFLALAFVSVRTIFAFI from the coding sequence ATGGCAGGCAGTCGTAATTTTAACACGAGAAGACTACATTCTTTACTGGGCGTAATCCCGGTTGGCTTATTCCTGCTCCAGCATCTTGTTGTGAACAACTTTGCAACAAGAGGGGCAGAATCATTTAATAATGCAGCGAATTTTATGGGACATTTACCTTTCCGTTATGTTCTGGAAGCGGTTATAATTTTTATTCCTCTTTATTTCCATGCGATTTACGGACTTTATATTACCTTCACGGCTAAAAACAACGCAAGCCGTTATGGATATTTCCGTAACTGGATGTTCCTCTTACAGCGTGTAACTGGCGTAATTACGCTAATTTTTGTTTCCTGGCATGTTTGGGAAACTCGTATTGCAGCAGCATTTGGAGCAGAAGTTAACTTTTCGATGATGCAAGACATCTTAAGCTCACCATTTATGGTGGCCTTTTATTTGGTTGGGGTATTATCCGCAGTCTTTCATTTTGCGAACGGATTATGGTCATTTTTTGTCAGCTGGGGTCTTACGGTTTCGCCTCGATCACAGAGAGTATCAACTTACGTAACGATGGCAGTTTTCTTAGCACTTGCATTCGTTAGCGTTCGAACTATTTTTGCATTCATTTAA
- a CDS encoding YslB family protein yields the protein MEQHEDVHHNEEETTEKDSKPAAGVPVFAYELLKNILIPDLLGKEERNILYWAGRNLARKFPLGSTEEIVHFFSEAGWGNLIIAEINKNEMVLELSSSLINKRFDLQDNPTFGLEAGFIAEQIQNQRKCVTETYETVKRKNKIQFTVQWDRKDETAGSQGA from the coding sequence ATGGAACAACATGAGGACGTCCATCACAACGAAGAAGAAACAACCGAGAAGGACAGTAAGCCTGCTGCAGGAGTTCCTGTATTCGCATATGAGCTGCTGAAAAACATTCTGATCCCGGATCTGCTGGGAAAAGAAGAACGGAACATCCTATATTGGGCAGGAAGAAACCTGGCAAGGAAATTCCCATTGGGTTCCACTGAAGAAATTGTTCATTTTTTCTCGGAAGCCGGCTGGGGCAATCTGATCATCGCTGAAATAAATAAGAACGAGATGGTACTCGAACTGTCTTCCTCTCTTATCAACAAACGATTCGATTTGCAGGATAATCCTACATTCGGTCTCGAAGCTGGATTTATCGCAGAGCAAATCCAAAATCAAAGAAAATGTGTTACAGAAACCTATGAAACTGTGAAACGAAAGAACAAAATTCAATTTACCGTCCAATGGGACCGGAAAGACGAAACCGCAGGCTCACAAGGAGCTTGA
- the bioB gene encoding biotin synthase BioB translates to MNWMELGKEVIEGKELSQAEALSILESDDDELLSLLQGAFMIRKHYFGKKVKLNKIINTKSGLCPEDCGYCSQSSVSTAPIEKYAMMDKDTIVEGAEKAFKQNVRTYCIVASGRGPLNRDLNTVIEAVKEIKSNYNMKICACLGILNDKQAQSLKEAGVERYNHNINTSADHHSQITNSHTYEDRVATLEKVKTAGISPCSGVIVGMGESRSDIIKMAEALREINADSIPVNFLHAIPGTPLEHLDDLNPRYCLKVLALFRFINPTKEIRISGGREVNLRSLQPLGLYAANSIFVGDYLTTDGQETTADHQILEDLGFEIDFLNEPVQV, encoded by the coding sequence ATGAATTGGATGGAACTTGGAAAAGAAGTGATCGAAGGTAAAGAACTGAGCCAGGCAGAAGCCTTATCCATATTGGAATCAGACGATGACGAGCTGCTTAGCCTGCTGCAAGGTGCGTTTATGATCAGGAAGCATTACTTCGGAAAAAAGGTGAAACTGAATAAGATCATCAATACAAAGTCAGGCCTGTGCCCTGAGGATTGCGGATATTGTTCACAGTCTTCAGTTTCCACAGCGCCGATCGAAAAATATGCGATGATGGATAAAGACACGATTGTTGAAGGTGCGGAAAAGGCATTTAAACAAAACGTGAGAACCTATTGTATCGTCGCAAGCGGAAGAGGACCTCTGAATCGGGACTTGAACACTGTCATTGAAGCTGTAAAAGAGATTAAATCCAATTATAATATGAAAATATGCGCATGCCTTGGCATTTTAAATGATAAGCAGGCACAGTCCCTTAAAGAGGCGGGCGTCGAAAGATATAACCATAATATCAACACATCCGCAGACCACCACAGCCAAATAACAAACTCTCATACATACGAAGACAGAGTGGCTACTCTGGAAAAGGTAAAAACAGCAGGAATTTCCCCATGTTCAGGCGTGATCGTAGGAATGGGCGAAAGCCGGTCCGACATCATTAAGATGGCAGAAGCGCTAAGAGAGATCAATGCAGATTCTATCCCTGTTAATTTTTTGCATGCTATACCAGGTACTCCTCTCGAGCATCTTGACGATCTGAACCCCCGTTATTGTTTAAAAGTGCTCGCCTTGTTCCGTTTTATTAATCCAACGAAAGAGATTCGGATCTCAGGCGGCAGAGAGGTAAATCTCCGCAGCCTTCAGCCGCTGGGCCTATATGCTGCAAATTCTATTTTCGTAGGCGACTATCTGACCACCGACGGACAAGAAACGACTGCTGACCACCAAATCCTTGAGGATCTCGGATTTGAGATCGACTTCTTAAACGAACCTGTACAGGTTTAA
- a CDS encoding aspartate kinase, which yields MALIIQKFGGTSVGTPDKIRNAASRIIQAVNEGNQVAAVVSAMGKTTDDLVRLAGEITARPSKREMDMLLTTGEQITISLLAMALQDAGYEAESLTGWQAGVETEDVHGNARILNIDTKRIQQMLADGKIAVVAGFQGLTSSDNIATLGRGGSDTTAVALAAALRAEKCEIYTDVTGVFTTDPRVVKHARKLPSISYDEMLEMANLGAGVLHPRAVEFAKNFGVRLEVRSSTEKENGTLVEEEATMENNLVVRGLAFEGNVTKITIEDLPNGLNTLSSVFSLLAENGVNVDIIIQSVNKQERTNISFSIETAILDETIELLERYKSSLQFGSIQHEDGLAKVSIVGSGMISNPGVAAQMFKALSDQDIMIKMVSTSEIKVSTVVDQQDMIKAIETLHDVFELDARQPVQQL from the coding sequence GTGGCTTTAATCATTCAAAAATTCGGAGGTACAAGTGTCGGCACACCGGATAAAATCAGAAACGCGGCAAGTCGGATCATTCAAGCGGTAAACGAGGGGAATCAAGTAGCAGCGGTTGTCTCAGCAATGGGAAAAACAACGGATGATCTTGTGAGGCTGGCAGGTGAAATAACCGCAAGGCCTTCCAAACGTGAAATGGATATGCTTTTGACGACAGGAGAACAGATCACGATTTCACTGCTTGCGATGGCCCTTCAGGATGCCGGGTACGAAGCCGAGTCTCTGACAGGCTGGCAGGCTGGAGTTGAAACAGAAGATGTTCACGGCAACGCGCGCATCTTAAATATCGATACAAAAAGAATCCAGCAAATGCTTGCAGACGGGAAGATTGCAGTAGTTGCCGGTTTTCAAGGATTAACCTCTTCGGATAATATTGCAACACTGGGACGGGGAGGATCAGATACGACGGCCGTTGCACTGGCAGCTGCTCTTCGTGCCGAAAAATGCGAAATCTACACAGACGTTACTGGTGTATTTACGACAGACCCGCGGGTGGTGAAACATGCCAGAAAGCTGCCTTCCATCTCCTATGATGAAATGCTTGAAATGGCGAATCTCGGAGCGGGTGTGCTGCATCCGAGAGCCGTAGAATTCGCAAAGAATTTCGGAGTAAGACTTGAAGTTCGTTCGAGCACAGAGAAAGAAAACGGGACACTAGTGGAGGAGGAAGCAACGATGGAGAATAATTTAGTAGTGAGAGGATTGGCTTTTGAAGGAAACGTAACAAAAATTACGATTGAAGACCTGCCGAATGGTTTAAACACTCTGTCTTCTGTTTTTTCCTTGTTGGCAGAGAACGGTGTTAATGTAGATATTATTATTCAGAGTGTGAACAAGCAGGAAAGAACAAACATATCGTTCTCCATTGAAACAGCGATCTTAGATGAAACAATTGAGCTTCTAGAAAGATATAAGAGTTCGCTTCAGTTCGGTTCCATCCAGCATGAAGATGGATTGGCTAAAGTATCTATTGTTGGTTCAGGAATGATTTCTAATCCAGGAGTAGCCGCACAGATGTTTAAGGCTCTCTCTGATCAGGATATTATGATTAAAATGGTCAGCACTTCAGAGATTAAAGTTTCTACGGTTGTTGATCAGCAGGATATGATCAAAGCGATTGAAACGCTGCACGACGTCTTTGAACTGGACGCAAGGCAGCCGGTTCAGCAGTTATAA
- the uvrC gene encoding excinuclease ABC subunit UvrC has protein sequence MDTIREKLAVLPDQPGCYLMKDQFGKVIYVGKAKVLKNRVRSYFTGSHDGKTQRLVANISDFEYIITSSELEALLLEMNLIKKHDPKFNVMLKDDKTYPYLKITAEKQPRLLYTRKIKKDKGKYFGPFVNAFAAQETKKLLDRLYPLRKCDHMPNKVCLYYHIGQCLGPCVYDITEEQNKKMVDEIVKFLNGGFPEVKEELTEKMLAASEDLNFERAKELRDQIQHIDAVMQKQKMMTADMVDKDVFGFHYDKGWMCVQVFFIRQGKLIERDVSLFPFYGEAIEDFLSFIGQFYLQKNHILPRELLLPPEADGQLVKDLLGVKVIQPKRGQKKEFVELATKNAQLALHEKFALIERDEERTVKAVENLGLQLNIPAPYRIEAFDNSNIHGTNPVSAMIVFEDGKPNKKEYRKYKIKTVTGPDDYASMKEVVRRRYSRILKENGQLPDLIIIDGGKGQIAAAQDILENELNLDIPIGGLAKDDKHRTSQLLMGDPPEIIPLLRNSQEFYLLQRIQDEVHRFAISFHRQVRAKGMFQSSLDNIPGVGEKRKKLLLKKFGSIKKMREATLEDFQAAGIPLTVAEEIIQALQNEPS, from the coding sequence GTGGACACTATTAGAGAGAAGCTGGCTGTACTTCCGGATCAGCCCGGATGTTACTTAATGAAAGACCAATTCGGAAAAGTCATCTATGTGGGGAAAGCAAAAGTATTAAAAAACCGTGTAAGATCTTATTTTACAGGTTCACACGACGGGAAAACACAGCGTTTAGTCGCAAATATTTCCGATTTTGAATACATCATCACCTCCTCAGAGCTAGAAGCTCTCCTTCTTGAAATGAACCTGATCAAAAAGCATGACCCTAAATTTAATGTCATGCTGAAAGATGATAAAACGTATCCGTATTTAAAGATTACTGCTGAAAAGCAGCCCCGGCTCTTGTACACCAGAAAGATAAAAAAAGACAAAGGCAAATACTTTGGTCCGTTTGTTAATGCCTTTGCCGCACAAGAAACGAAAAAACTGCTGGACCGGCTGTATCCGTTGCGCAAATGTGATCATATGCCTAACAAAGTTTGCCTATATTACCATATCGGTCAATGCCTCGGCCCATGTGTTTATGATATTACCGAAGAACAGAACAAGAAGATGGTCGATGAAATCGTTAAGTTTCTGAACGGAGGCTTTCCTGAAGTGAAGGAGGAACTGACCGAGAAAATGCTGGCCGCTTCGGAAGACCTTAATTTTGAACGGGCGAAAGAACTGAGGGATCAGATCCAGCATATTGATGCGGTCATGCAGAAACAGAAAATGATGACCGCTGACATGGTGGATAAGGACGTTTTTGGTTTTCATTACGATAAAGGCTGGATGTGCGTCCAAGTCTTCTTTATCCGCCAAGGAAAGCTTATTGAACGTGATGTTTCCCTCTTTCCTTTCTATGGAGAAGCCATCGAGGACTTTTTATCCTTTATCGGACAATTTTATCTTCAAAAAAATCATATTCTCCCGCGGGAACTTTTGCTGCCTCCTGAGGCGGACGGCCAATTGGTCAAGGATCTTCTCGGCGTGAAAGTGATACAGCCGAAACGCGGGCAAAAGAAAGAGTTTGTTGAACTTGCAACGAAGAATGCCCAGCTCGCTCTTCACGAAAAATTTGCACTGATCGAGCGTGATGAGGAACGTACGGTAAAAGCGGTTGAAAATCTTGGGCTGCAATTAAACATTCCAGCTCCATACCGGATTGAGGCATTTGATAATTCCAACATTCATGGAACAAATCCAGTATCTGCGATGATTGTATTTGAAGACGGTAAACCGAACAAAAAAGAATACCGAAAATATAAAATTAAAACGGTGACAGGCCCCGATGATTACGCCTCCATGAAAGAAGTAGTCCGCAGGCGTTACTCCCGCATCTTAAAAGAGAACGGGCAGCTGCCGGATTTGATTATTATTGATGGAGGGAAAGGACAGATCGCTGCTGCGCAAGATATTCTTGAAAACGAGCTGAACCTTGATATCCCGATCGGAGGACTGGCTAAGGATGATAAGCACCGTACATCCCAGCTCCTGATGGGAGATCCTCCTGAAATTATACCGCTGCTCAGGAACAGCCAGGAATTTTATTTGCTGCAGCGTATACAGGATGAAGTCCACAGGTTTGCGATCTCATTTCATCGTCAAGTGCGTGCGAAAGGAATGTTTCAATCAAGTCTCGATAACATTCCTGGAGTCGGTGAAAAGAGGAAAAAACTTTTGCTGAAAAAATTCGGTTCCATCAAGAAAATGAGAGAAGCCACTCTTGAGGATTTTCAAGCGGCAGGCATTCCATTAACTGTTGCAGAAGAAATTATTCAGGCTCTTCAAAATGAACCTTCATAA
- the trxA gene encoding thioredoxin: protein MAIVNATDQTFSQETSEGLVLADFWAPWCGPCKMIAPVLEELASENEDLKVVKLDVDENQEVAGKYGVMSIPTLIVFKDGEVVDQVVGFQPKEALGELLNKHK, encoded by the coding sequence ATGGCAATCGTAAATGCAACTGATCAAACGTTCAGTCAAGAAACTAGTGAAGGTCTAGTACTTGCTGATTTTTGGGCACCTTGGTGCGGACCTTGTAAAATGATCGCGCCGGTTCTTGAAGAACTAGCAAGCGAAAATGAAGACTTAAAAGTAGTTAAACTTGACGTAGATGAAAACCAAGAAGTAGCCGGAAAATACGGAGTAATGAGCATCCCTACACTGATCGTTTTCAAAGACGGCGAAGTTGTTGACCAAGTCGTAGGTTTCCAGCCGAAAGAAGCGCTTGGCGAGCTTTTAAACAAACACAAATAA
- a CDS encoding histidine phosphatase family protein encodes MNDAKYERNEWTLVTTIAFVRHGVTDWNAERRIQGIMDIPLNEEGRAQAAALAKRFEKEHWDMVFTSQLARARETGSIIGEVLGFPIHTDKRIREVNFGRLEGTDEQVRIKRWGADWSTLEHGKEKKEQVLKRGNEFLDELTQHQQGKKIIVVSHGAFIGTMLKGLLESDEYDVSLVNTSVSILHHVERQWACSLFNCDVHLKQPHG; translated from the coding sequence ATGAATGATGCAAAATACGAAAGAAATGAGTGGACGCTGGTGACAACGATTGCTTTTGTAAGGCATGGCGTAACCGATTGGAACGCTGAGAGAAGAATTCAGGGCATCATGGATATTCCATTAAATGAAGAAGGGCGTGCACAGGCTGCGGCATTAGCCAAAAGGTTCGAGAAAGAACATTGGGATATGGTCTTTACTAGCCAGCTCGCACGTGCCCGTGAAACAGGCTCAATCATCGGAGAGGTACTCGGGTTTCCGATTCATACCGACAAGCGAATCCGGGAGGTTAACTTTGGCAGGCTGGAAGGTACGGATGAGCAGGTCCGGATAAAACGGTGGGGAGCTGACTGGAGTACCCTGGAACATGGAAAAGAGAAAAAAGAACAGGTATTAAAAAGAGGAAACGAATTTCTTGATGAGCTGACACAGCATCAACAGGGAAAAAAAATCATCGTGGTCAGCCACGGCGCTTTCATCGGCACCATGCTAAAAGGCCTGCTGGAAAGCGATGAGTATGATGTTTCACTCGTTAATACGTCAGTGAGTATATTACATCATGTGGAGCGGCAGTGGGCATGTTCCCTCTTTAATTGTGATGTGCATTTGAAGCAGCCACACGGTTAA
- a CDS encoding electron transfer flavoprotein subunit alpha/FixB family protein: protein MSKKVLVLAEVRDGELRNVSYEAIGAAKEISSGGEVVAVLCGEGLNEAGQSLVHYGADRVILAEHSLLSTYSTDGYVQALLQVIGHEKPDGLVLGHTALGKDLSPRLAARLQSGLISDVTSLEQAGDNVVFTRPIYSGKAFEKKVITDGLVFVTIRPNNISPLEKDESRSGDVSSLAVDVKDLRTIVKDVVRKASTGVDLSEAKIIVAGGRGVKSEDGFKPLQELADVLGAAVGASRGACDADYCDYSLQIGQTGKVVTPDLYIACGISGAIQHLAGMSNSKVIVAINKDPEASIFSIADYGIVGDLFEVVPLLTEEFKNVLVKS, encoded by the coding sequence ATGTCTAAAAAAGTTCTTGTACTTGCGGAAGTCCGTGACGGTGAATTAAGAAATGTGTCCTATGAGGCCATTGGTGCCGCTAAGGAAATTTCCTCTGGCGGTGAAGTGGTTGCCGTGCTTTGCGGCGAAGGTTTAAATGAAGCGGGACAGTCTTTAGTCCATTATGGAGCAGACCGAGTCATTCTTGCTGAGCACAGCCTGCTATCAACGTATTCTACAGACGGATACGTTCAGGCATTGCTTCAAGTCATCGGCCATGAAAAGCCTGACGGATTGGTATTAGGCCATACAGCTCTCGGTAAGGACCTTTCACCAAGACTTGCTGCACGCCTTCAATCCGGTTTGATTTCAGACGTAACCTCTCTTGAACAAGCAGGAGACAATGTTGTTTTTACTCGTCCAATCTACTCCGGTAAAGCGTTCGAGAAAAAAGTAATTACGGACGGTCTTGTATTTGTAACCATCCGTCCGAACAATATTTCTCCGCTTGAAAAAGACGAAAGCCGTTCTGGAGATGTTTCTTCTTTAGCGGTTGATGTGAAGGATCTGCGCACCATTGTTAAAGATGTTGTCCGCAAAGCTTCTACAGGCGTTGATTTATCTGAAGCAAAAATTATCGTTGCCGGAGGACGCGGTGTGAAATCCGAAGATGGATTCAAACCGCTTCAAGAATTGGCTGATGTGCTTGGCGCTGCAGTCGGTGCATCCCGCGGTGCGTGTGATGCCGATTATTGTGACTACTCTCTTCAAATCGGACAAACAGGAAAAGTTGTTACACCTGACCTTTACATTGCCTGCGGAATTTCCGGAGCGATCCAGCATTTAGCGGGTATGTCCAATTCCAAAGTTATTGTTGCGATCAACAAAGATCCGGAAGCAAGCATCTTTTCTATTGCGGACTACGGCATCGTAGGAGATCTGTTCGAAGTTGTACCGTTGCTTACGGAAGAATTTAAGAATGTTTTAGTTAAATCATAA